In Danaus plexippus chromosome 9 unlocalized genomic scaffold, MEX_DaPlex mxdp_26, whole genome shotgun sequence, the following proteins share a genomic window:
- the LOC116767302 gene encoding peflin isoform X1 encodes MAYNPGYNQPGSGYNQPGSGYNQPDSGYNQPGYGGSPAQLEIGHGPYPSMGTEGTISPQVQQWFNAVDKDRSGFITALELKSALVNAQGKTFSETACSLMMGMFDKDRTGHINVEEFDKLYTYINQWLAVFKTYDTDQSGHIEEEELSKALSTMGFRFSPDFIGFLSKRWGQNKQISVDNFIVLCIQIQRFTEAFRVRDTQQNGTVTIGFEDFLNIALSCSV; translated from the exons CCCGGTTACAATCAACCTGGTTCCGGTTACAATCAACCTGGTTCCGGTTACAATCAACCTGATTCCGGTTACAATCAACCTGGTTATGGAGGATCACCGGCCCAGCTGGAAATAGGTCACGGTCCTTATCCATCCATGGGCACGGAAGGGACCATCTCACCTCAAGTACAGCAATGGTTCAATGCGGTCGATAAAGATCGTTCTGGTTTTATAACGGCGTTAGAGCTAAAATCAGCGTTGGTCAATGCTCAAGGAAAAACATTTTCAGAAACAGCTTGTAGCTTAATGATGG gTATGTTTGACAAGGATCGTACAGGTCACATAAACGTAGAAGAGTTTGATAAATTGTACACTTACATTAATCAGTGGCTTGCGGTTTTCAAAACTTATGACACTGATCAATCTGGACACATTGAGGAAGAAGAATTATCTAAag CCCTATCTACAATGGGATTTCGTTTCTCGCCAGACTTTATTGGCTTCCTAAGCAAAAGATGGggacaaaataaacaaatatcagTGGATAATTTCATAGTGCTATGCATTCAAATACAAAGATTCACCGAAGCCTTCCGAGTAAGAGACACGCAGCAAAATGGGACTGTCACAATTGGATTTGAAGATTTCCTCAATATAGCACTTAGTTGCTCAGTataa
- the LOC116767302 gene encoding peflin isoform X2 has product MAYNPGYNQPGSGYNQPGYGGSPAQLEIGHGPYPSMGTEGTISPQVQQWFNAVDKDRSGFITALELKSALVNAQGKTFSETACSLMMGMFDKDRTGHINVEEFDKLYTYINQWLAVFKTYDTDQSGHIEEEELSKALSTMGFRFSPDFIGFLSKRWGQNKQISVDNFIVLCIQIQRFTEAFRVRDTQQNGTVTIGFEDFLNIALSCSV; this is encoded by the exons CCCGGTTACAATCAACCTGGTTCCGGTTACAATCAAC CTGGTTATGGAGGATCACCGGCCCAGCTGGAAATAGGTCACGGTCCTTATCCATCCATGGGCACGGAAGGGACCATCTCACCTCAAGTACAGCAATGGTTCAATGCGGTCGATAAAGATCGTTCTGGTTTTATAACGGCGTTAGAGCTAAAATCAGCGTTGGTCAATGCTCAAGGAAAAACATTTTCAGAAACAGCTTGTAGCTTAATGATGG gTATGTTTGACAAGGATCGTACAGGTCACATAAACGTAGAAGAGTTTGATAAATTGTACACTTACATTAATCAGTGGCTTGCGGTTTTCAAAACTTATGACACTGATCAATCTGGACACATTGAGGAAGAAGAATTATCTAAag CCCTATCTACAATGGGATTTCGTTTCTCGCCAGACTTTATTGGCTTCCTAAGCAAAAGATGGggacaaaataaacaaatatcagTGGATAATTTCATAGTGCTATGCATTCAAATACAAAGATTCACCGAAGCCTTCCGAGTAAGAGACACGCAGCAAAATGGGACTGTCACAATTGGATTTGAAGATTTCCTCAATATAGCACTTAGTTGCTCAGTataa